In Cryptomeria japonica chromosome 10, Sugi_1.0, whole genome shotgun sequence, a genomic segment contains:
- the LOC131076880 gene encoding uncharacterized protein LOC131076880, with product MGEIGFLLPRVWVNVAVLILLGLHIHFCAGEGDVKSMAVDHHNFEFDDLSEGFIKKHESDDVPEGFVEDFEFVNVSEGVVQDSGSDNPLEGIIEISESDNSLEAITENFETDNPLEDSIENFESDNVSEKFICDMPGVGEESSFQLGGMLDGFRDVFNVVWRVLVRLPQFLIEISPFFMGLWQLVDKIRCRNPDGMFPSAKELEMQRIEKVFRLADDRQSFQFILNPRRSLSFDSNREFNRGWRLVVGNHCSGLPFSSLIIALHKRYGIVSQHNNQPWPAQKVLNFKEKVVVEEGETSNSSAIYLDCLSIEHILARLPLPSLMRMKCVSKTWKNAICTSPSFWSLYNSLNSHYLVVQHTAQGSHGIVLFSPSLNHWFRIPLPLPWRKRNFSHFSPPSIVQLCAVGGGLFFFVDSDSREIYNPVVLNPLTKQYRVLPDFPSRQDWHGESAVELIADLSSNHFNIVVMSSNHAEPSKICPLIYNSSLNMWTTGNATEARPWRSTEHPWWRTTAHPWRSTVHEGMVYCTSTYGVHVGCYNIQSTEFKYLEIKEGLPQMIDYLDSDENPHATLPSLVVCSEKMILVGRLQSPKSILGRLPVIKHSLVGLWELDLRSNSKSWSLISESPLDLLETAVKSSDGTDFLVASDGRDRIWFMLRGSTNLLRFNLRSMEWSLLPGCPGEDIMDTSARRAFSTPFRISPHC from the coding sequence ATGGGAGAAATCGGGTTCTTATTGCCTAGGGTTTGGGTTAATGTTGCTGTGCTTATTCTGCTTGGCCTGCACATCCATTTCTGTGCTGGTGAAGGAGATGTAAAAAGCATGGCTGTAGATCATCACAATTTTGAGTTTGATGATCTATCAGAGGGTTTTATTAAGAAACATGAATCTGATGATGTGCCAGAGGGTTTTGTTGAGGATTTTGAATTTGTTAACGTGTCAGAGGGTGTTGTTCAGGATTCTGGATCTGATAATCCATTAGAGGGTATCATTGAGATATCGGAATCCGATAATTCATTAGAGGCTATCACTGAGAATTTTGAAACTGATAATCCATTAGAGGATAGCATTGAGAATTTCGAATCAGATAATGTATCAGAGAAATTTATTTGTGATATGCCTGGTGTAGGAGAGGAAAGCAGTTTTCAGTTGGGTGGTATGTTGGATGGATTCAGGGATGTTTTTAATGTTGTGTGGAGAGTTTTGGTGAGGCTTCCCCAATTCTTAATTGAAATTAGCCCATTCTTTATGGGCTTGTGGCAATTAGTGGATAAGATCAGATGTAGAAATCCAGATGGAATGTTCCCAAGTGCTAAGGAGTTGGAGATGCAGAGGATCGAAAAGGTTTTCCGCTTGGCAGATGACCGACAGTCTTTTCAATTCATCTTAAACCCTAGAAGATCATTATCATTTGATAGCAACAGAGAATTCAACCGTGGATGGCGCCTGGTAGTAGGTAACCACTGTTCAggccttcctttttcttctttaatAATAGCTCTTCACAAACGTTATGGTATAGTGTCACAGCACAATAATCAGCCATGGCCTGCACAGAAAGTGCTAAATTTTAAAGAAAAAGTAGTAGTTGAAGAAGGAGAAACTAGTAATTCTTCTGCAATCTATTTGGATTGTCTTTCAATTGAGCATATTCTAGCAAGGCTTCCTCTGCCCTCTTTGATGAGGATGAAATGTGTATCTAAAACATGGAAAAATGCAATATGTACATCACCATCTTTCTGGTCACTCTACAACTCTCTGAATTCACACTATTTGGTGGTGCAACACACTGCCCAGGGATCCCATGGCATCGTCCTCTTCAGCCCCTCTCTAAACCACTGGTTCAGAATCCCCTTACCCTTACCCTGGAGAAAAAGGAACTTCTCCCATTTTTCTCCACCTTCTATTGTCCAACTCTGTGCAGTGGGCGGTGGACTTTTCTTCTTTGTGGATTCGGACTCAAGGGAGATTTATAATCCTGTTGTACTTAACCCTTTAACTAAACAATACAGGGTTTTGCCTGATTTTCCCTCTCGTCAGGATTGGCATGGTGAATCGGCTGTTGAACTGATCGCTGACCTTAGTTCAAACCACTTTAACATTGTTGTAATGTCAAGCAACCATGCAGAGCCATCGAAAATTTGCCCACTAATATACAATTCCAGTTTGAATATGTGGACTACTGGTAATGCTACTGAGGCAAGACCCTGGAGAAGCACTGAACACCCCTGGTGGAGAACGACTGCACACCCATGGAGGAGTACTGTACATGAAGGGATGGTATACTGCACAAGTACATATGGTGTTCATGTGGGTTGTTATAACATACAAAGTACAGAATTTAAATATCTAGAGATTAAGGAAGGGCTGCCTCAGATGATTGATTATCTTGACTCTGATGAGAACCCTCATGCTACACTGCCTTCCTTAGTGGTATGTAGTGAGAAGATGATTTTGGTGGGGAGATTACAGAGCCCCAAGTCCATCTTGGGCCGCTTACCTGTGATAAAGCATAGTTTGGTGGGCCTGTGGGAATTGGATTTAAGATCAAATTCTAAGAGTTGGTCTCTAATTTCTGAGTCTCCCCTGGATTTGTTGGAAACTGCTGTTAAGTCATCAGATGGTACAGattttttagttgcatcagatggCAGGGATAGAATTTGGTTTATGCTTAGAGGAAGCACAAATTTGTTGAGGTTTAATTTGAGATCCATGGAGTGGAGTTTGTTGCCGGGATGCCCAGGTGAAGATATAATGGATACCAGTGCAAGAAGGGCGTTTTCCACACCCTTCAGAATATCTCCCCATTGCTGA